Proteins encoded by one window of uncultured Methanobrevibacter sp.:
- a CDS encoding class III signal peptide-containing protein has translation MDSKGQASAEFILLFGGIIVVVLLAIYMYNRYIGDLSGQINSKEVNEFKNQLNVLGTYFK, from the coding sequence ATGGACAGTAAAGGACAGGCATCTGCCGAATTCATATTGCTTTTTGGAGGAATAATTGTGGTTGTATTGCTGGCTATTTATATGTATAATCGATATATTGGTGATTTAAGTGGACAAATTAATTCAAAAGAAGTTAATGAGTTTAAAAATCAGTTAAATGTACTGGGAACATATTTTAAATAA
- a CDS encoding DUF4013 domain-containing protein, with protein sequence MPLFKMKKVWDYCTYDKAFFFVILLLFCVWNALQQYASSKNIVIYLFIFLINCMVLGYGLTITRDVINGGIRLPKIMIKNVVVLGIKSIIVYLIYFFVQAIILGVISNPLNFPEFDLEDLLLQLPETIKLFFSHSPADAFIFIVLGAIVFYITTFFMEIALARLADTGDVKSAFNLKGIKRDIDLLGWKHYVKDFTLIILAIVIFSYFTALYFEIDIINYIWDVFWMVLVFVTQYWGIGVIYREIKEKKSFS encoded by the coding sequence ATGCCACTGTTTAAAATGAAAAAAGTATGGGATTATTGCACATATGATAAAGCATTCTTTTTTGTTATTCTATTATTATTTTGTGTATGGAATGCTCTTCAGCAATATGCATCTTCGAAAAATATAGTAATATATTTATTTATTTTTTTAATTAATTGTATGGTATTAGGTTATGGATTGACAATTACTCGTGATGTGATAAATGGAGGTATCAGATTACCTAAAATAATGATTAAAAATGTTGTAGTTTTGGGAATCAAATCAATTATTGTTTATCTTATTTATTTTTTTGTTCAGGCAATAATTTTAGGGGTCATATCTAATCCGCTAAATTTTCCTGAGTTTGATTTGGAGGATTTGTTATTGCAACTTCCAGAAACAATTAAGTTATTTTTTTCACATAGTCCTGCAGATGCATTTATATTTATTGTTCTAGGTGCAATTGTATTTTATATTACTACATTTTTCATGGAAATCGCACTGGCCAGACTTGCTGATACAGGTGATGTCAAATCTGCTTTTAATCTGAAGGGTATAAAAAGAGATATAGATTTGCTTGGATGGAAGCATTATGTAAAAGACTTTACTTTAATCATTTTAGCAATAGTTATTTTTTCATATTTCACAGCTCTCTATTTTGAAATTGATATTATAAATTATATATGGGATGTTTTTTGGATGGTATTAGTTTTTGTAACTCAATACTGGGGTATTGGTGTGATTTATAGGGAAATTAAAGAAAAAAAATCATTTAGTTGA
- the feoB gene encoding ferrous iron transport protein B encodes MTELIVGLAGNPNVGKTTVFNRLTGMRQHVGNWPGKTVEKAEGHFSHGNYNYDVIDLPGNYALSAHSMEEIVSRDFIVDDSSDAIVNVVDAANLERNLYLTVQMMELGANLVLALNMNDFAKKKDHIIDIDLMSELLGFPVIEINAKTGDGFDELLNTVEKQSKNPINSSEKLSYGDELREHLGELQELIEKDKNLLDVPSVWTAIKLLERDSIVIQKVQSSPQSSAIMAETDRVAGHLQSVYNEGAEEVIANARYAFIDGLMAEAVKKPSVEKETVTDRIDKIVTNRLLAPFIFLGVMFLLFHLTFTIATPFCDFIDEWFGWLGEYLVASVGNEMLGSFLQNGLIGGVGGVLVFLPQIILMFLFLSILEDSGYLARAAFTLDKVMHAIVGLHGKAFIPMILGFGCGVPAVMATRTMENESDRLLAMMLIPFMSCTARLPIYSIFIAAFFTANKSLILLSIYILGIVVALIVAGILKRTMFKGMSAPFVMELPTYKIPSLKGVLLHTWDKTKGFLRKAGTIILVSAIIIWILSYLPFGVEYGSQESILGMIGSAIAPIFAPLGFSTWQAGIAILTGLVAKEVVVSTFTTLGGLEEDDEEGTVALVQDLFTPLSAYSFMAFCLLYVPCFAAIGAIKQETNSWKWPLTMSAITLVTAYIVAFLIYNVGLLAGFG; translated from the coding sequence ATGACAGAATTAATTGTAGGATTAGCAGGAAACCCCAATGTGGGTAAAACTACTGTCTTCAATCGATTGACTGGAATGCGCCAGCATGTAGGTAACTGGCCCGGAAAAACCGTGGAAAAAGCAGAGGGTCACTTTTCCCACGGAAACTATAACTATGACGTTATAGATTTGCCGGGAAATTACGCATTGAGCGCACATTCTATGGAAGAAATCGTATCAAGAGATTTCATCGTAGATGACTCCTCAGATGCAATCGTGAATGTAGTAGATGCTGCTAATTTAGAACGAAATTTATATTTAACAGTACAAATGATGGAATTAGGTGCTAACCTTGTATTAGCCCTTAACATGAACGATTTTGCAAAGAAAAAAGATCATATCATAGACATTGATTTGATGAGTGAACTTTTAGGATTTCCAGTAATTGAAATCAATGCTAAAACTGGAGACGGATTTGACGAACTGTTAAACACCGTTGAAAAACAATCCAAAAATCCAATCAATTCCAGTGAAAAATTATCCTATGGTGATGAACTAAGAGAGCATCTTGGTGAATTACAGGAATTAATTGAAAAAGATAAAAATCTGTTGGATGTGCCTTCAGTCTGGACTGCAATAAAGTTACTTGAAAGGGATTCAATAGTTATCCAAAAAGTTCAAAGCTCTCCTCAAAGTTCCGCTATAATGGCTGAAACAGACCGTGTAGCAGGCCACCTCCAATCAGTATATAATGAAGGTGCAGAGGAAGTTATTGCAAATGCAAGATATGCATTTATCGACGGTTTGATGGCCGAAGCTGTAAAAAAACCGAGTGTTGAAAAAGAAACCGTAACTGACAGAATAGATAAAATTGTAACAAATAGGCTTCTCGCCCCATTTATATTCTTAGGAGTAATGTTTCTCTTATTCCATTTGACATTTACAATAGCAACACCATTTTGTGATTTTATTGATGAATGGTTTGGATGGTTAGGAGAATATCTGGTAGCCTCTGTTGGAAATGAAATGTTAGGTTCATTCCTCCAAAACGGACTTATCGGAGGTGTAGGAGGAGTTCTTGTATTCTTACCGCAAATTATTCTTATGTTTTTATTCTTAAGCATACTGGAAGACAGTGGTTATCTAGCAAGAGCCGCTTTCACTTTAGATAAAGTCATGCACGCAATTGTAGGTCTTCACGGAAAAGCTTTCATTCCAATGATTTTAGGATTCGGTTGTGGAGTGCCTGCAGTTATGGCAACAAGAACCATGGAAAATGAATCTGACCGTCTGCTTGCAATGATGCTTATTCCATTCATGTCATGTACAGCAAGACTGCCAATTTACTCAATTTTTATCGCAGCATTCTTTACAGCAAACAAAAGTCTAATTTTATTATCAATCTATATATTAGGTATAGTTGTGGCACTTATTGTTGCAGGTATCCTTAAAAGAACAATGTTTAAAGGAATGTCCGCACCATTTGTTATGGAACTTCCAACATACAAGATCCCATCTCTAAAAGGTGTTTTATTACACACTTGGGATAAAACTAAAGGTTTCTTAAGAAAAGCAGGTACTATCATTCTTGTTTCTGCAATCATAATCTGGATTTTAAGTTACTTGCCATTTGGTGTGGAATACGGATCACAGGAAAGTATACTTGGTATGATAGGTAGTGCAATAGCCCCTATTTTTGCTCCGCTTGGTTTTTCAACCTGGCAAGCAGGTATTGCAATCCTTACAGGTTTAGTTGCAAAAGAAGTTGTAGTATCAACATTTACCACATTAGGTGGACTTGAAGAAGATGATGAGGAAGGAACTGTCGCATTAGTTCAAGACTTGTTCACACCACTATCTGCATATTCATTCATGGCATTCTGTTTATTATACGTGCCTTGTTTTG
- a CDS encoding TMEM175 family protein — translation METERFEALIDAILAIIITVIVLEIPLASLGSWESLYELRYDFFIYAISFIVCFNFWNYNNNLFNIVNKIDPNVIWTMGITLFVFSLLPYFTIFVGENFYLFFPQFMYGLLFLVTAILSMLIGKFLKETDPGNIALQLALSNHYPLYWTIIIVLIGMVIGYFIFPPAIIICCLISIVGVWFIPKLINVI, via the coding sequence ATGGAAACTGAAAGATTTGAAGCATTGATTGATGCAATATTGGCAATTATAATTACCGTTATTGTTTTGGAAATACCTCTTGCAAGTCTTGGAAGCTGGGAATCACTTTATGAACTAAGATACGACTTTTTTATTTATGCAATCAGCTTTATTGTGTGCTTTAACTTCTGGAACTATAACAATAACCTATTCAATATTGTGAACAAAATTGATCCAAATGTGATTTGGACGATGGGAATCACACTGTTTGTATTTTCACTGCTTCCATACTTTACAATCTTTGTTGGTGAAAATTTCTATCTGTTTTTCCCTCAGTTCATGTATGGATTATTGTTTTTGGTTACGGCAATTCTTTCAATGCTGATTGGAAAATTCCTAAAAGAAACAGACCCTGGAAATATTGCGCTGCAGCTTGCTTTAAGTAATCATTATCCATTATACTGGACAATAATTATTGTTCTGATTGGGATGGTAATAGGCTATTTCATATTTCCTCCTGCAATTATCATATGCTGTCTGATTTCAATAGTAGGAGTATGGTTCATACCCAAACTAATTAATGTAATTTAG
- a CDS encoding acyltransferase, with translation MGKNRVEWIDLVRAIAILTVLYIHATDGIYIISSDAILNYTIYSRIFNFASLFIGRIGVPFFLMITGYLLLDRSYDNDRVRKFWEKNCRGLIIVTVIWAIIYALSLQYISFGYEQVNFSEAGNLFFSHMWYMPMIIGMYLSMPFVASALKHFDDKIIWQATVIFTLLAFLLPFITTVLDMHGIKNVNIQYCLGFSGGIYGIYIILGYLVKKGQFKNIKSSLLGLLAFISFLICVLFQYYAFIKGYDFFLWYEFPFILTGSFALFELCSRVGKVRAYPFVSFLAKYSFAVFLVHNIFRLPLLPVIVDLPFTEPVKAIILWILLIILSYIAVVIIYRIPKFGKFILYMR, from the coding sequence ATGGGAAAAAATAGAGTTGAGTGGATTGATCTTGTACGTGCAATAGCTATTTTAACTGTATTGTACATTCACGCTACCGATGGAATTTATATTATCTCATCTGATGCTATACTGAATTATACAATATACTCCAGAATATTTAATTTTGCTTCACTGTTTATTGGTCGTATAGGAGTTCCATTCTTTTTAATGATTACAGGATATCTGCTGCTTGACAGATCTTATGATAATGATCGTGTCCGTAAGTTTTGGGAAAAGAACTGTAGAGGATTAATCATTGTCACTGTTATCTGGGCAATAATATATGCCCTTAGTCTGCAATATATTAGTTTTGGATATGAGCAGGTTAATTTCAGCGAAGCCGGAAACCTATTTTTTAGCCATATGTGGTATATGCCAATGATTATTGGAATGTATCTTTCAATGCCTTTTGTTGCAAGTGCACTTAAACATTTTGATGATAAAATCATTTGGCAAGCAACAGTCATATTTACACTTTTAGCATTTCTGCTTCCGTTTATTACAACCGTATTAGATATGCACGGCATTAAAAATGTAAATATCCAATATTGTCTCGGATTCAGTGGAGGAATTTACGGAATTTATATAATTCTTGGATATCTGGTTAAAAAAGGACAATTTAAAAATATTAAAAGTTCATTATTAGGATTGCTTGCATTCATATCATTCCTGATATGTGTTTTATTCCAGTATTATGCATTTATAAAAGGCTACGACTTTTTCCTATGGTATGAATTCCCATTCATCCTAACAGGATCATTTGCATTATTTGAATTATGTTCAAGAGTGGGAAAAGTAAGAGCATATCCATTTGTTTCCTTCCTGGCCAAATATTCATTTGCAGTGTTTTTAGTGCACAACATATTCAGATTGCCTTTACTTCCAGTAATTGTTGATTTGCCATTCACAGAACCTGTAAAAGCCATAATTCTTTGGATTTTATTAATAATACTGAGTTACATTGCAGTAGTGATAATTTATAGAATCCCGAAATTTGGAAAATTTATATTGTACATGAGATAA
- a CDS encoding DUF4013 domain-containing protein — MEISDIFSDALVYPFNNLKALVLYLILGIILGIAIAGTLGAVMAGALANNALAVIGSGIIGIIIAFVIGFIITGYELDIITFGIERNNDAPGIDIVNQFINGIKVFVVNIVYFIIPLIIAAILAVIFQHWLSVILTLVLFIVFGLAAFMGNCRLAKTHDLGYALDIGEAIGDISKVGIVQLILFLVIVFVIAFVLYFIGGVLSNWNSTVGGIFTGIIGVYITFFSSRAMGLLYSDV, encoded by the coding sequence ATGGAAATAAGCGATATATTTAGCGATGCTTTGGTTTATCCATTTAATAATCTTAAAGCATTAGTGTTATATTTAATCTTAGGTATAATTTTAGGAATAGCTATTGCTGGTACTCTTGGTGCAGTAATGGCAGGTGCTTTAGCTAATAATGCATTAGCAGTTATAGGATCAGGAATTATTGGAATTATCATTGCTTTTGTAATTGGTTTTATCATTACAGGTTATGAATTGGATATTATCACATTTGGTATTGAAAGAAACAATGATGCACCAGGAATTGACATTGTAAATCAATTTATCAATGGTATAAAAGTATTTGTAGTAAACATTGTCTACTTTATTATCCCTCTTATTATTGCTGCTATTTTGGCTGTAATCTTCCAGCACTGGTTATCTGTAATATTAACTTTGGTATTATTTATTGTATTTGGTTTAGCAGCATTTATGGGGAACTGCAGACTAGCTAAAACCCATGATTTAGGTTATGCTTTAGATATTGGTGAGGCAATAGGGGATATTTCAAAAGTTGGAATTGTACAATTAATTTTATTCCTTGTAATTGTTTTTGTAATAGCTTTTGTTTTATATTTCATTGGAGGTGTTCTTTCTAACTGGAATTCTACTGTTGGAGGTATTTTCACAGGCATTATTGGGGTTTACATTACTTTCTTCAGCAGTAGAGCTATGGGTTTATTATACTCAGACGTATAA
- a CDS encoding TrkH family potassium uptake protein: MRFVNKSDMFIIARNSGMIMIGIGLMCLVPIIVDFVFLEFNVMGYVIPALISIVAGLICIKVFDKYSTSKTRLKHGMITSALVWLWASIICGLVFYFVTGINFIDCIFESMSALTGSGITIYSDVEVLPYSILFFRAFQQWIGGLGIIVLIISFLSKPGTTSSRLYQSEAREDRIKPSIKATIQETLKIYAIYTVAGIILYVYAGMPVFDSICHTFSTISTGGMSVKNANIGFYHSDLIYFITIILMILGATSFLVQYKVIKTRGKSLIRDLQFQVLISIIAGVSLLIYFISNIVPMEVLFHVVSAITTTGASIQSATVMAGWPSNVIIIIMTLMLIGGSNGSTVGALKLMRVITFFKGIYKNLRGILSPNSVINLEISGKKITDELVAESGNYITLYLICILITWILMCSYGHDPFQSLFFTISMQGNVGLEIGQMSQAIELPLKAVGIFNMWIGRLEIYPVLITFRAFFEIFKR, from the coding sequence ATGAGGTTTGTAAATAAAAGTGATATGTTTATCATCGCTAGGAATTCCGGAATGATAATGATTGGAATAGGGCTGATGTGTCTGGTTCCGATTATTGTCGATTTTGTATTTCTTGAATTCAATGTAATGGGATATGTTATACCTGCATTAATATCGATTGTTGCGGGTTTAATCTGCATAAAAGTTTTTGATAAATATTCTACAAGTAAAACTCGTCTAAAACATGGAATGATTACGTCAGCTTTAGTTTGGCTCTGGGCATCCATTATTTGTGGGCTGGTGTTTTATTTTGTAACTGGTATAAACTTCATAGACTGTATTTTTGAAAGCATGTCTGCTTTAACTGGAAGTGGAATTACAATTTATAGTGATGTTGAAGTATTACCTTATAGTATATTGTTTTTCAGAGCATTTCAGCAATGGATTGGTGGTTTGGGAATCATTGTTTTGATAATTTCTTTTTTATCAAAACCGGGAACTACATCATCCAGATTATATCAGTCTGAAGCCCGTGAAGACCGTATTAAACCATCTATCAAAGCCACTATCCAGGAAACCTTAAAAATATATGCGATTTATACTGTTGCCGGAATTATATTATATGTATATGCGGGGATGCCTGTTTTTGATTCGATTTGCCATACATTCAGTACTATTTCGACAGGAGGTATGAGCGTAAAAAATGCCAACATTGGATTTTACCACAGTGATTTGATTTATTTTATTACAATCATTTTAATGATACTGGGGGCAACAAGCTTTCTGGTGCAATATAAAGTTATTAAAACACGGGGAAAATCATTAATTAGGGATTTGCAATTTCAGGTATTGATTTCAATCATTGCTGGAGTCTCTTTATTGATATATTTCATATCCAATATAGTTCCTATGGAGGTTTTATTCCATGTTGTCTCTGCAATAACAACAACGGGTGCAAGCATTCAAAGTGCTACTGTAATGGCGGGCTGGCCGTCAAATGTAATTATCATTATAATGACATTAATGCTTATTGGAGGTTCTAATGGATCTACTGTAGGTGCTCTTAAGTTAATGAGGGTTATTACCTTTTTTAAGGGAATATATAAGAATTTACGTGGAATATTGTCTCCAAATAGTGTTATCAATCTTGAAATTTCAGGTAAAAAAATCACTGATGAACTGGTTGCGGAAAGCGGAAACTACATAACTCTCTATTTAATCTGCATTCTTATTACATGGATATTGATGTGTTCATATGGTCATGACCCGTTCCAGTCATTATTCTTTACTATTTCAATGCAGGGCAATGTCGGTCTGGAAATCGGACAGATGTCCCAGGCAATAGAATTGCCGCTAAAAGCCGTTGGTATATTTAACATGTGGATTGGAAGACTGGAAATTTATCCTGTTCTGATTACATTTAGGGCATTTTTTGAAATATTTAAAAGATAG
- a CDS encoding type II secretion system F family protein — MKFKIINDLASVIDNIVSEKYLSKFQEFLLSGAIFTEASKVLAIIIIFILVAEIVLALTVTIFALQVSVLILPFFVVPGLFTYVVVQQEKRAQEIERTAPDFLRQLSSMLQVGLSFENAMEDMSQYGEGPLYDEMRRTIIEIRMGRNFDDAWRAMSKRLKSRELERIFGIILDGRKSGSSISTVLSDVSDDLRDLMALKRERKSAVMMSVMFLLISAIIATPFAVGMVGVYSEFMQNYGMESEIIMTAPIAGEVYLIIHSLLVSFIVSLIMYGDIKKGFKFSIPLVASSFGIFYFISTFGGSLLMGGF, encoded by the coding sequence ATGAAATTTAAAATAATAAATGATTTGGCGTCAGTTATTGACAATATTGTTTCTGAAAAGTATTTATCTAAATTCCAGGAATTTTTATTAAGTGGAGCCATTTTTACAGAAGCGAGTAAAGTTTTAGCTATTATAATAATTTTCATTTTAGTAGCTGAAATTGTTTTGGCATTAACAGTTACAATTTTTGCACTGCAGGTATCTGTATTGATTTTACCATTTTTTGTAGTTCCTGGTCTTTTCACATATGTTGTGGTTCAACAGGAAAAGAGGGCACAGGAAATAGAACGAACGGCCCCGGACTTTTTAAGACAGCTTTCAAGTATGCTTCAGGTCGGACTCAGTTTTGAAAACGCAATGGAAGACATGTCACAGTATGGTGAAGGTCCGCTCTACGATGAAATGAGGAGGACAATCATTGAGATTCGTATGGGTCGTAATTTTGATGATGCCTGGAGAGCAATGTCTAAACGCTTGAAATCCAGGGAATTGGAAAGAATTTTCGGAATTATTCTTGATGGGCGTAAATCTGGATCCAGTATTTCAACAGTATTGTCTGATGTTTCAGATGATTTACGGGATTTGATGGCTCTTAAACGTGAGAGAAAATCTGCAGTTATGATGTCTGTAATGTTTCTGTTAATTTCAGCGATAATTGCAACCCCATTTGCTGTTGGTATGGTTGGCGTTTATTCGGAATTTATGCAAAACTATGGGATGGAATCCGAAATTATTATGACGGCTCCAATTGCTGGGGAGGTTTACTTAATAATTCACTCACTTTTGGTGAGTTTTATTGTCAGTCTCATTATGTATGGAGATATTAAAAAAGGATTTAAGTTTTCTATACCATTAGTTGCCTCATCTTTTGGAATATTCTATTTTATTTCAACATTTGGGGGAAGTTTGCTTATGGGGGGATTTTGA